The following are from one region of the Anaeropeptidivorans aminofermentans genome:
- a CDS encoding ribbon-helix-helix domain-containing protein → MSKTEKITVSLPSDTIRLADEKYLEFGFSNRSELINAAIREYLSRDLMRQFTGELASVYQKIERSEIKELEQHLSKLSYKIAVELAQIYMLLATAMELPYDVDRSLRGKAVK, encoded by the coding sequence ATGAGTAAGACAGAAAAAATAACGGTATCGCTGCCAAGCGATACCATCAGACTGGCCGATGAAAAATATTTGGAGTTTGGCTTTTCCAACCGCTCAGAGCTCATCAATGCCGCCATCCGTGAGTACCTCAGCCGTGATCTGATGCGGCAGTTTACCGGTGAGCTGGCGAGTGTCTACCAGAAAATCGAGCGTAGTGAAATCAAGGAGCTGGAGCAGCATCTCTCCAAGCTCTCCTACAAAATCGCCGTGGAGCTGGCACAAATCTATATGCTGCTGGCGACCGCCATGGAGCTTCCCTATGATGTTGACCGCAGCCTGCGGGGGAAAGCAGTCAAGTAG
- a CDS encoding transposon-encoded TnpW family protein, whose product MKENKCNGVYAASNPHILSPFGYPVLTFDDTLAVISEEGFFREREMVLEGKPFKVRSFFRPVSSETATDKLLRLIDAGQNR is encoded by the coding sequence ATGAAAGAAAACAAATGCAACGGCGTCTATGCCGCGAGCAACCCCCACATCCTATCCCCCTTCGGCTATCCTGTTCTCACCTTTGACGACACGCTGGCCGTTATCTCCGAGGAGGGATTCTTCCGGGAAAGAGAGATGGTTCTGGAGGGAAAGCCCTTCAAAGTCCGTTCCTTCTTCCGGCCGGTTTCTTCTGAAACCGCTACGGACAAACTGCTCCGCCTCATTGATGCGGGGCAAAATCGGTAA